Proteins co-encoded in one Nicotiana sylvestris chromosome 7, ASM39365v2, whole genome shotgun sequence genomic window:
- the LOC138872779 gene encoding uncharacterized protein: MCDWVIDSGATHHVTCCKDVLKDIKSVDSQGIQGVHVPTGNKSKITHTGNTAILENKTVKNMLYVLDFKFNLLNHIQTMQKYQIQNQQPIQRKHRLKNYHIKNILYLYCALENLVGLPNLLFGSFLEFTEPKSFKESCLDKAWVEAMEKETKRSTCACLKDSTSMGAEGMQTAEIFVWVKKASRQWNIKLTGTLLAAGYAQSPYDFSLFTKRAGSTIAAKQILHSSFKVKDLEALRYILRIEVLRSNKGVLLTQRKYALQLISDVGLAAAKPINIPVELNKKLTTIDYDTYVGHTRDAELEDVGSYQRLIGKLFYLTVTRQDLCFVVQGVQTLGDQ; encoded by the exons ATGTGTGATTGGGTGATAGATTCAGGGGCAACTCATCATGTCACCTGCTGTAAGGATGTTCTAAAGGATATTAAAAGTGTTGATAGCCAAGGAATACAAGGAGTGCATGTGCCTACAGGAAACAAGTCAAAAATCACTCACACGGGAAATACAGCTATATTAGAAAATAAGACAGTGAAGAATATGTTGTATGTGCTAGATTTTAAGTTCAACCTACT GAACCATATACAGACCATGCAGAAGTACCAGATACAGAACCAGCAACCTATTCAGAGGAAGCACCGGCTGAAGAACTACCACATCAAGAATATCTTATACCTGTATTGTGCACTAGAAAATCTTGTAGGACTTCCAAACCTTCTATTTG GATCATTCTTAGAATTTACTGAACCTAAGTCCTTCAAAGAATCTTGTCTTGACAAAGCCTGGGTAGAAGCAATGGAGAAAGAGACTAAA AGGTCTACATGTGCTTGCCTCAAGGATTCCACAAGCATGGGGGCAGAAGGTATGCAGACTGCTGAAATTTTTGTATGGGTTAAAAAGGCTTCTAGACAGTGGAATATTAAATTAACTGGGACACTATTAGCAGCTGGTTATGCACAAAGTCCCTATGATTTTTCATTGTTCACAAAAAGGGCTGGATCAACTATT GCAGCTAAACAGATATTACATAGTTCATTCAAGGTAAAAGATCTAGAAGCACTTAGGTATATTCTTAGGATTGAAGTTCTGAGGTCAAACAAAGGAGTGCTTCTTACTCAAAGGAAGTATGCACTTCAATTAATCTCAGATGTTGGACTTGCAGCTGCTAAACCTATTAACATACCTGTAGAGCTCAATAAAAAGTTGACAACCATTGATTATGACACATATGTTGGGCATACTAGAGATGCAGAATTGGAGGATGTAGGAAGTTACCAAAGACTCATTGGAAAGCTTTTTTACCTAACAGTTACCAGGCAAGATTTATGTTTTGTAGTCCAG GGTGTCCAAACACTAGGAGATCAGTAA